Part of the Aggregatilinea lenta genome, GAAATCTGGATTGATGGCGAGCTGTTCTACCAGAGCGGCGATTTTGTCATCGAGGGCAAGTAGTGATTTAACCAGTCCGGCGAAAAGATCTGGAAATCGGGTGATGTGCCCGACTCACCTCACCCCTGAACCCCCAGCCCGTTTTCCCCTCTCCAATCTGATTGGAGAGGAGCCAGGGGTGAGGTGCTCTTTCCTCAGTTCTTTTCGGCGTTTCACTTAGCCAACACACTCAAGGGAGCAGCACAGCATGAGTTTTGATCTGGCCCCAAAACTGGCAAAGATTCTGACCGAGTACTCGATCCCGATCAAAGAAGGCGACCGCGTGGCGATCATCGGCAACGTGAACACCGCCGGGCCGCTGATCGAGGCGCTGGTCTCGGCGACCCTGCGGCGCGGCGGATCGCCCAGCGTGCAGGGCGCGGCGATGATCTCGCCCGACTACACCGACTACTTCGAGTTGTTCCTGCGCGAAGCGAGCGACGCGCAGCTCGACGCGTTCGACAGCAACCTGCTGCACTTCATCGATACGTCCGACGTGTTGTACTTCATCAAAGCGCCGGGCAACACCAAAGCGCTGGCCTCCGTCGATCCGGCGCGCATCGCGCGCTTCCGCCGCACGAACAAGCCGTTTAGCGACCGCTACCTGGAACGTTACGACGCCGGGGAGTTGATGTGGAACGTAACCGCGTGGCCGACCGCCGCCCTGGCACAAAACGCCGAGATGGGCCTGCACGCCTACACCGAGTTCGTCGCGAAGGCGTGCGGCCTGGACCAGCCCGACCCGGTCGCGTATTGGAGCGGATTCCGCGAGCGGCAGACAGCGCTCGTCGAGTGGCTGGCGGGCAAGAAGCACGCTGAAGTCACCGGCCCCGGCATCGAGCTATCGTTCGACTTCCAGGATCGCCCCTGGGTGAGCTGCCACGGCGAGCTGAACTTCCCCGACGGCGAGATCTTCACCAGCCCGGTGGAGGACTCGGTCAACGGGTATGTGAACTTCAACATGCGCTCGGTGTACCTGAGCAGCGAGGTGGACGGCGTCAAGCTGCGCTTCGAGGATGGCGTCGCGGTCGATGCCAGCGCATCCAAGGGCGAGGCGTTCCTGCTCTCGCAGCTCGACGTGGACGAGGGCGCGCGCACCCTGGGCGAGTTCGCCATCGGCACGAACTGGGGCGTGCAGGACGTCACCGGCAATATCCTGTTCGACGAGAAGATCGGCGGCTCGATCCACATGGCGCTCGGCAAGAGCT contains:
- a CDS encoding aminopeptidase, yielding MSFDLAPKLAKILTEYSIPIKEGDRVAIIGNVNTAGPLIEALVSATLRRGGSPSVQGAAMISPDYTDYFELFLREASDAQLDAFDSNLLHFIDTSDVLYFIKAPGNTKALASVDPARIARFRRTNKPFSDRYLERYDAGELMWNVTAWPTAALAQNAEMGLHAYTEFVAKACGLDQPDPVAYWSGFRERQTALVEWLAGKKHAEVTGPGIELSFDFQDRPWVSCHGELNFPDGEIFTSPVEDSVNGYVNFNMRSVYLSSEVDGVKLRFEDGVAVDASASKGEAFLLSQLDVDEGARTLGEFAIGTNWGVQDVTGNILFDEKIGGSIHMALGKSYAESNGTNQSAIHWDMVNSMKDGGRIVIDGELFYDSGKFLVE